In Poecilia reticulata strain Guanapo unplaced genomic scaffold, Guppy_female_1.0+MT scaffold_332, whole genome shotgun sequence, one DNA window encodes the following:
- the tfr2 gene encoding transferrin receptor protein 2, whose product GRVSEQIPLNPSDYCPYSATGNYTGGVVYAHYGRPEDFNWLRSVGVSAAGHLVVMRVGGGVSFAEKVWLAERNGGGGALIYPDPADLPQDPRRLGLNAHTAVSEHVHLGSGDPFTPGFPSFNLSRFPPIPSSGLPLIPALPITATVAAKLLSQLTGPPCPPSWRGRLPYVRCVLGPDFGSGRRVRLSVQNLMTPVLLNNIFSSLEGRAEPDQYVILGAQRDSLGPGAVKSGVGTAVLLELARTFSAMVKNGFSPRRSLLFVSWDAGDFGNVGATEWLEGYLSMLHLKAVAYFSLDQAIMGDDHLSASTSPLLVDLLDAAIRQVNRFLFPVCLQVEYYFLSQYVSAMETPFRHVIHGRGNHTLSALTEHLTLLTSDPGRFDENRFRRQLALFTWTLQGAANALNGDVWSIRHTHSYTQPV is encoded by the exons GGTCGGGTCTCTGAACAGATTCCTCTGAACCCGTCTGATTACTGTCCCTACAGCGCCACAGGAAACTACACG GGGGGCGTGGTCTACGCCCACTACGGCCGTCCAGAGGACTTCAACTGGCTGAGGAGYGTCGGCGTGTCGGCAGCCGGCCACCTGGTGGTGATGCGGGTTGGGGGCGGAGTCAGCTTCGCCGAGAAGGTCTGGTTGGCCGAGAGGAACGGAGGGGGCGGAGCTCTGATCTACCCTGACCCCGCCGACCTGCCGCAGGACCCTCGGCGCCTGGGACTGAACGCTCACACCGCCGTGTCCGAGCAT GTCCACCTRGGCTCWGGTGACCCCTTCACCCCCGGCTTCCCCTCCTTCAACCTCTCCCGGTTCCCCCCCATCCCGTCCTCCGGCCTCCCGCTGATCCCRGCGCTGCCAATCACCGCTACTGTAGCCGCCAAGCTGCTCAG TCAGCTGACGGGTCCTCCCTGTCCGCCATCTTGGAGAGGGCGGCTGCCGTACGTCCGCTGCGTTCTCGGTCCGGACTTCGGTTCTGGTCGGAGGGTCCGGCTGTCGGTCCAGAACCTGATGACTCCGGTTCTGCTCAACAACATCTTCTCCTCCCTGGAGGGCCGAGCTGAGCCAG acCAGTACGTCATACTGGGAGCCCAGCGAGACTCTCTGGGTCCAGGAGCCGTGAAGTCTGGAGTCGGAACCGCCGTCCTGCTGGAGCTGGCCAGAACCTTCAGCGCCATGGTGAAGAACG GTTTCAGTCCCAGGCGCAGTCTGCTCTTCGTCAGCTGGGATGCCGGAGACTTCGGGAACGTCGGAGCGACGGAATGGCTCGAG ggTTACCTGTCCATGCTGCACCTGAAGGCCGTGGCTTACTTCAGTCTGGATCAGGCCATCATGG GTGATGATCACCTGTCGGCCTCCACCAGTCCTCTGCTGGTCGACCTGCTGGACGCCGCCATCAGACAGGTGAACAGGTTCCTCT ttcccGTCTGCCTCCAGGTGGAGTACTACTTCCTGTCTCAGTACGTGTCGGCCATGGAGACGCCGTTCCGCCATGTGATCCATGGGCGGGGCAACCACACTCTGAGCGCGCTCACTGAGCATCTGAccctgctgacctctgaccccggaCGCTTCGACGAGAACCGCTTCAGACGGCAGCTGGCTCTGTTCACCTGGACGCTGCAGGGGGCGGCGAACGCCCTGAACGGGGACGTGTGGAGCATCCGgcacacacacagctacacaCAGCCAGTGTGA